Below is a window of Carassius gibelio isolate Cgi1373 ecotype wild population from Czech Republic chromosome B23, carGib1.2-hapl.c, whole genome shotgun sequence DNA.
GTGCGCATTTTGATTCTAAGCTTACATGGAATAATCATATTGAAAAGGTAGTTGACAAATGTAAAAAGTCATTAACATAATTAGGTGCTTGTGCAATAAGGAGTGGGGAGcagattaattagattaattagcTCTATTGCTGACTGGGTGCATGGCGTATGGGTCTGCTGCAAAGTCTGAATTAAAGAAGCTTGATGTTATTCAGGATATGTTCAGGAGCAATGAGACCCTCCCCTATAACAGCGCTTCAGGTAGAAGTAGGTGAACTGCCATTTGAGTTGAGGCGACTGCGAATGACATCATCATATTATGTTCATTTAAAGAGGCATATGGAAGACCATCCAACTAAAATTGTCCTCATTTCAACATGGGAGCAGGCAAAAAGTAAAAGAGAGTTGTTTAGTGCAAGTATACATGAAAAGGTAAAGCAAGCTGCTGTAGAAAATTATGAATGTAGTCCATCTGTAGTCTATCCACCGCACCCACCGTGGACGCTACTGGTGCCACCCGCTCTCCATGAAgatgcagaagtttcagcaacaaataaatggatttccagcactaaacatcccttgcagtagctctgctaatagattcattaaaaaaatggctatccttgtacagctatgatcatctgtttctccatcttggcttagctttcagtattgttccgggaaaggatgtgcatgaccagcggtgcacttgctgcgacctgaaaagtttagatgtttctaatttaattttctaatgttacctgttagattgtgttttatttacttcTACACCTAAATAGCCTTAAACGTACCctttacaataacaaaatacTAATTAATGTTGAACAGTATgggggttgcaagactactgatttctactagtcgatttttttaaataaaaaaaatgctcgAGTTACTCGACTCCCAGTAAACATTGGTCCGACGGCGACGTCGTGTGGCCGGCCAAAAATAGTCGCGGTAGGACGGCATAAATCGGTAGAAATATGTAACACagaacatttcctaaaaatgcattcagatatgtTTGTACACGTTTATAGTTCTATGGGGTTTCATCTATAATTGTTTCTTTGACTTTTAGATACGTGTAGTTCAATATTTACCCACGTTGTGAATCGGTTGTGAGAGGACGTCACCTAGTGACGTCATTTACACGTGCGTTACACGTCCATCATGACCCTCTGTGAAATCCTTGTGGAATATGCAAAAGCTGTGCTTACACCTTGATTAATactgcaatatttaattaaagagcaccaagtagtttttaagtggttttaaagaggttgtgaatAGACGTCCACTGACGTCTGTCACGTCTCCTCATGGTTTGTGAAAAGATGTCCAAGCAAgactagcaggaaaaaaaaaaattatttacaaagtaaatatattcactttatcttgtttaaaaaaaaaattataatcaaaaagagcccagtgtggttaagtgattgcaaagcaatgctgcaatttagtcattatttcaacctgttttaagtatttgttgttattatttttattgaatctatGCATATACATGTGAAACAGATATATACCCGGTCACAATTTCGGTCTGAGTTGGATGTAATTGCCAAAACGGTGCTGCCAAGATGTAGACACAAAACATACTGATGTATTTCGTGATATTACAAAATCCCGCTGTAGGATTTGGAATGTGAGTTATCAAAAGACTGTGGAAGGGATCACTTGCACTGGTAGGCCGGTCAGAGCCCAGGAACTCAGTCAACAACAGTTCTTTCTTTGAGGACTTTACTTTCCCATTTAGCATATAACAGGTGTGGtctgtataaaaataacaaatacaaaaaggtgaataatacagattttaaatCCAACAAATTAACATTACTAgcaatattactgaatataagtGAAATGCTACAGCTCAATGGATTGGCATATTAGCATCTGAATAGGTAATTTTACCACATAATCCTCATTAACACACTTATACTTGCAATTTACAGCAGACAGATTAACTAAAGACAATCTATCTCAATGTAGAACATGAGAACAGTAGAGATAAAGCAATTGTAAAATATCACAGCAGATATACATAACGTGCTTGTAAACAAACGCTGGTTATGCACGCACAATCTATCGAAAATAATTATCATATCTGCAAATGCCTGCAAGATTATAACTTAATCTCAATACTAAACATAATTTACCAAGAACAACTAACTTTTAGGATGCACGCACACATATTATGCTTGTATTGGATCGGCTAATGTCTCTTCTCTTCAACTTTGCTGCGCAATGGTAAAATGGCGATCATACTTCGATCAGAACAGTCCTGAGTACTTCCTCTGGTACTGTTTGGTCCCCAATAGATGTAGATAGTGCCATTTTAATGGATCTCCCTTTCCCACACTCCCCCAAAGTGTGGTGCTGCAGGGGGATTGAAATGGAATGCTATCTTTTGTGGTGCGAGTTTTCGCTGGAGATCAGGTGACATGGCCTGGAATGCCTCGCACAGTTCCCGTTCACCACCTCGGAAATTTGTTCCTTGGTCTGACAGTAATTCTACTGGGGAACCTCTTCGAGCAATAAACCTACGTAGTGACATCAGAAATGAATCTGTGTCCAAGCTGTTAAGCAGGTCCACGTGTACGGCTCGTGTGGTAAGACACTTGTAGAGGATTCCCCACCTCTTTTCTACTCGTCGACCAATCTTTACAAGGAAAGGGCAGAAGCAATCCATACCGGTGGAATGGAAGGCAGGTTTGTAGAGGCGTAAGCGTGCCACAGGAAGGTCTGCCATTTTGGGAAAGGTAGGTTTGGCTCTGAGTCTTTGACATTCTGTACAGGCATGCTGTAAGATGCGGATGGCTGCTCTTCCTCTTAACACCCAGTATTTTCTCCTTATTTCTGCAAACACCCGATCAGGGCCTGGATGGCAGAGTCTTTCATCAAAATCTTGAAGAAGCAATTTCACGGCTGGATGTCTAGAATCTAGTACGATTGGATGTTTCAGGGCAGGATCTAAGGTTTCTGCATGTCGTAACCTACCTCCAACCCGGATTAGATTGGTCGATGTGTCATATTCTGGAGTTAAGGTAAGTAAGCGGCTATTGTGTTGAAGAGGTTTGCCTGATCTCAACCGTTGTAATTCTTCAGGAAAACTCTCACTTTGCACCTTCTGGAGTATGAATGTCTCTGCTGTTTGGTAAGTGTTTGCTGTAGGTTCTCCTGACTCTCCAGCCGCCCCATGTAGCTCCTGTGCAATGGCCTTCACCAGCTCTGTCCAGGTCTTGTACTCACTGCCAAATTGTCCGTTTACAGCTACAACTCCACAGAATGCGGATTTCTTGAACTCAGACTTGTCAATCTCGGGGCACTCTGTAGGGTTTGCTGGCCAGTTCTCTGAGGAAAGGAGCAGGAGTGGGGGCCCATGGCTCCATCTGTTTGGCTTAGCAAGGTCTTTTAGAGTCTTTCCTCTTGTAAGGTCATCCGCTGGATTTTGAGCTGAATCCACGTATCGCCAAGCGGTGGTGTTGGTAAGCTCATGGATTTCAGCCACTCTGGTACCGACGAAAACCTTGAAATGGCAAGACTCTGACTGAATCCAAGACAGCACTGTAGTAGAGTCTGTCCAGAGAACTGTGTGGAGAAGTGGCAATGTTAATTCCTTCTGCAACTGGGTTTTTAGCTGTGCACCAATTACCGCAGCACAGAGCTCCAAGCGGGGTATTGACAGGACTCTTTTAGGTGCTACTCTAGAACGTGCCAATACGAATGACAGATGGATCTTACCCTGCTGATCTTCAGTGCGCAGGTAGGCGACTGCTCCATATGCGCTCTCTGAAGCATCACTGAACACGTGAAGGTCTATAATAGATCTTGTCTGATCTACTGAAGCTGGTACATATGATCTTGGGAAACTGATTTTGTGAAGAAACTGCAGCTGACTTTCCCATTCATTCCAGCTCTGAACCAAGGCTTGGGGAAGCTGAGTATCATCCCAGCTGTGCTGTTTGTTCCAAAGTTGTTGGACCAGTACCTTTGCCCTCGTAGTATATGGGA
It encodes the following:
- the LOC128011043 gene encoding uncharacterized protein LOC128011043, whose translation is MLLPDAVRKLGLRGTEESLALRTIRHDVQTLEGASVSFHISPYYNPKKRYLISRAFTAPQLDLIDHSYPIAKLQKQYKHLAGLPLQSFEKAKPLILVGADQTHMITPIEPVRLGPPGGPAAIRTKLGWTLQGPTSLLEQRLKPKECLHISLPLSTTELCKNVNRLWQVDVLPFRNETECTRSKQDQRAIELLEAKTIRIKVDGIRRYATPLLRKGDMPHLHATMEAVMPRLRSTERKLARDPQQADAYSSEIQKLVQSGAIRMLSPEEIEGGGECWFIPHHMVHHNGKNRVVFDCSFQFNGLSLNDSLLAGPILGSSLLGVLLRFREHTVAISADTRGMFHQVRLLPEDRSLLRFIWRDSREKGTPDVFEWQVLPFGTTCSPCCATFALQQHVRDHSQPGDDVRFSIERCFYVDNCLQSLPSPEEAKQLVDKLRGLLAEGGFELRQWASNIPAVINHLPPEARSDGFELWLAHEKTDVQESTLGLSWNCPADVLTYRHRPIDHGAPTMRIIYKVLASQYDPLGYILPYTTRAKVLVQQLWNKQHSWDDTQLPQALVQSWNEWESQLQFLHKISFPRSYVPASVDQTRSIIDLHVFSDASESAYGAVAYLRTEDQQGKIHLSFVLARSRVAPKRVLSIPRLELCAAVIGAQLKTQLQKELTLPLLHTVLWTDSTTVLSWIQSESCHFKVFVGTRVAEIHELTNTTAWRYVDSAQNPADDLTRGKTLKDLAKPNRWSHGPPLLLLSSENWPANPTECPEIDKSEFKKSAFCGVVAVNGQFGSEYKTWTELVKAIAQELHGAAGESGEPTANTYQTAETFILQKVQSESFPEELQRLRSGKPLQHNSRLLTLTPEYDTSTNLIRVGGRLRHAETLDPALKHPIVLDSRHPAVKLLLQDFDERLCHPGPDRVFAEIRRKYWVLRGRAAIRILQHACTECQRLRAKPTFPKMADLPVARLRLYKPAFHSTGMDCFCPFLVKIGRRVEKRWGILYKCLTTRAVHVDLLNSLDTDSFLMSLRRFIARRGSPVELLSDQGTNFRGGERELCEAFQAMSPDLQRKLAPQKIAFHFNPPAAPHFGGVWEREIH